In Anas acuta chromosome 5, bAnaAcu1.1, whole genome shotgun sequence, a single window of DNA contains:
- the AREL1 gene encoding apoptosis-resistant E3 ubiquitin protein ligase 1, whose product MFYIIGGITVFVVAFFFTIKFLFELAARIVSFLQHEDRERRGERTIYDYVRGNYLDPRSCKISWDWKDPHEVGHSMAFRVHLFYKNGQPFPAHRPLGLRVHICHVELAIDIPVTQEVLQEPNSNVVKVAFTVRRAGRYEISIKLGGLNVAYSPYYKVFQPGMVVPSKTKIVCHFSTLVLTCGQQHTLQIVPRDEYDNPTSNSVSLIDEHNYSLSIHELGPQEEENSDVVFEKSVVSNRQTCQVFFRLTLHCRGCFHACISYQNQPISNGDFDIIVLSENEKNIVERNVSTSGVSIYFEAYLYEASSYTNTQWHLPPTHLSSSQRRPSTATEDEDEDSPSDSQTPEKVKKPKKVYCYVSPKQFSVKEFYLKIIPWRLFTFRVCPGTKFSYLGPDPVHKLLTLVVDDGIQPPVELSCKERNILAATFIRSLHKNIGGSETFQDKVNFFQRELRQVHMKRPHSKVTLKVSRHCLLESSFKATRNFSVSDWSKNFEVVFQDEEALDWGGPRREWFELICKALFDTSSQLFTRFSDNNQALVHPNPVRPTCVRLKLYEFAGRLVGKCLYESSLGGAYKQLVRARFTRSFLAQIIGLRMHYKYFETDDPEFYKSKVCFILNNDVSEMDLVFAEEKYSKTGQLEKVVELVTGGAQVPVTNENKIFYLNLLAQYRLANQVREEVDHFLKGLNELVPENLLAIFDENELELLMCGTGDISVCDFKAHAVVVGGSWHFREKVMRWFWTVVSSFTQEELARLLQFTTGSSQLPPGGFAALSPSFQIIAAPTHSTLPTAHTCFNQLCLPTYDSYEEVHKMLQLAISEGCEGFGML is encoded by the exons TTATTCTATAAAAACGGGCAGCCTTTCCCAGCTCACCGGCCTCTGGGGCTGCGAGTTCACATCTGCCATGTGGAGCTAGCAATTGATATTCCTGTAACCCAGGAAGTTCTTCAGGAGCCTAATTCCAACGTGGTGAAAGTGGCCTTCACTGTGCGCAGGGCTGGGAGATACGAGATCTCTATAAAACTCGGTGGCTTGAATGTGGCCTACAGCCCCTACTACAAGGTGTTTCAGCCAG GGATGGTGGTTCCCTCCAAAACCAAAATTGTTTGCCATTTCTCCACTCTGGTGCTGACCTGTGGACAGCAGCACACCCTACAGATAGTTCCCAGAGATGAGTATGACAATCCCACCAGCAATTCCGTGTCCCTGATAGATGAGCACAATTACAGCCTCTCCATCCATGAG CTGGGTCCTCAAGAAGAAGAGAACTCTGACGTTGTGTTTGAGAAGTCTGTGGTGTCCAACCGGCAGACTTGCCAAGTGTTCTTCCGACTCACGTTGCACTGTAGGGGATGTTTCCATGCCTGCATCTCCTACCAGAACCAGCCCATAAGCAATGGTGATTTTGACATCATTGTTCTAAGTG agaatgaaaagaatattGTAGAACGCAACGTGTCCACCTCAGGTGTCAGCATTTACTTTGAAGCCTACCTTTATGAAGCTTCTAGTTACACCAACACTCAGTGGCACCTTCCACCAACACACCTGAGCTCCTCCCAGCGCCGTCCTTCTACCGCAACCgaggatgaagatgaagattCTCCCTCTGATAGCCAAACTCCCGAGAAAGTGAAGAAACCTAAAAAAGTCTACTGCTATGTGTCTCCTAAG CAATTCTCAGTGAAAGAATTCTACCTGAAGATCATTCCGTGGCGCCTTTTCACCTTTAGAGTATGTCCTGGCACAAAG TTTTCATACCTGGGTCCTGACCCTGTGCACAAACTACTGACGCTGGTGGTGGATGATGGGATCCAACCGCCTGTGGAGCTCAGCTGCAAGGAGAGGAACATCTTGGCAGCCACTTTTATTCGCTCCCTGCATAAAAATATAG GAGGCTCAGAGACCTTCCAGGACAAAGTGAACTTCTTCCAGCGAGAGCTGCGTCAGGTGCATATGAAAAGACCTCATTCGAAGGTCACGCTGAAGGTCAGCCGTCACTGTCTGCTGGAGTCG tcttttaaagCAACGCgaaatttttctgtttctgactgGAGCAAAAACTTTGAAGTGGTTTTTCAAGATGAAGAAG CTTTGGATTGGGGAGGTCCACGCAGAGAGTGGTTTGAGCTCATCTGTAAGGCATTATTTGATACCTCCAGTCAACTCTTCACCCGCTTTAGTGATAACAACCAGGCCTTG GTGCATCCGAATCCAGTGCGTCCCACGTGCGTACGACTCAAACTGTATGAATTCGCCGGCCGCCTGGTAGGAAAGTGTCTTTATGAGTCATCCCTGGGAGGTGCTTACAAACAGCTGGTGCGAGCTCGCTTCACCAGATCCTTCCTGGCTCAGATCATAGGGCTCCGTATGCATTACAAG tATTTTGAAACAGATGACCCAGAATTCTATAAATCAAAAGTTTGTTTCATACTGAACAATGATGTGAGTGAGATGGATCTGGTCTTCGCTGAAGAGAAGTATAGTAAAACAGGACAGCTGGAGAAG GTGGTTGAGCTGGTGACAGGAGGAGCTCAAGTACCCGTAaccaatgaaaataaaattttttatCTGAATCTGCTTGCACAGTACAGGCTGGCCAATCAGGTTAGGGAGGAGGTAGATCACTTCTTGAAAG gTCTTAATGAATTAGTTCCTGAGAATCTACTGgctatttttgatgaaaatgaacTTGAG TTGCTTATGTGTGGTACTGGAGATATCAGTGTCTGTGACTTCAAGGCACATGCTGTAGTGGTAGGAGGATCTTGGCACTTCCGTGAGAAG GTCATGAGGTGGTTTTGGACTGTTGTCTCCAGCTTCAcacaggaggagctggccagGCTGTTGCAGTTCACAACTGGCTCATCCCAACTGCCCCCGGGAGGGTTTGCTGCACTCTCTCCATCTTTTCAGATCATTGCGGCTCCAACTCACAGTACTTTGCCAACAGCCCACACTTG TTTTAACCAGCTGTGCCTCCCTACTTATGACTCCTACGAAGAAGTGCACAAGATGCTGCAGCTAGCTATCAGCGAGGGTTGTGAAGGCTTTGgcatgctgtga